From the Helicoverpa zea isolate HzStark_Cry1AcR chromosome 28, ilHelZeax1.1, whole genome shotgun sequence genome, one window contains:
- the LOC124643659 gene encoding juvenile hormone esterase-like isoform X1: MAMISAVNDFLDDLRGGRMTDAPVVTVEQGQLQGKVVNSPTGKAYYSFQGIPYAKPPLGSLRFKAPQPPEPWDGIREATSEGSVSAQVDFLGSKQFTGDENCLFLNISTPNLDGEFLPVMVFIHGGGFTFGSGNSDFYGADYLVEKDVIVVTINYRCGVLGFLSLNTPEVPGNAGLKDMVQAIRWIKNNIHNFGGNSGNVTIFGESAGGAAVSLLTASPLTKNLISKAIIQSGTALSNWSIQRNPLESARNIAKILGCESTDPEEILDFLNATSTKDLVEAHQKLSPEEEFPDTINAFGYVVEKEFPGVEAVITESFLDLLTSGRVADIPIMIGSTSLEFTLERKTDDLQVFIPDELNIERNSEESLAIAEQIKTLYFKGSHTGVESLPEYFELLSDAIINIDTHRHVQYLINVSKKPVYYYKFDYVGELNISNKILNSFGLKRAMHMDELGYLFKNDLQKGVEPTTLDVKMRERMLRLWTNFAKSGNPTPDENHYLTVTWLPVTKDNLYYLNLGQELSLATNPDKEKMEFWDELYSKYYRIWEQPRSNVVETAVIYSEPKIVESISESGTVYTYSETTESHHTFISESHEIITENNQIISETHEIITGNDDSVPQIQEVVTENNEVVTENNEVVTENNEVVTENNEVVPERNEVDNVVHIKPATPEPVKIEDVEPVVTGVVQNGDQKPKPRLSNEIKMVTRSNGAPKDVIRANDPPEDDLPKNIGVNKFVNFFESLGAKK, translated from the exons ATGGCAATGATATCAGCCGTCAACGACTTTTTAGACGATCTGCG AGGGGGCAGGATGACAGACGCACCGGTAGTGACCGTGGAACAAGGTCAGCTGCAAGGCAAAGTGGTGAACAGCCCCACTGGGAAGGCGTACTACAGCTTCCAAGGGATCCCTTATGCTAAACCCCCTCTAGGATCCTTGAGATTCAAG GCACCGCAACCCCCAGAGCCATGGGACGGCATCCGCGAAGCGACTTCCGAAGGGAGCGTAAGTGCACAAGTAGACTTCTTGGGATCCAAACAGTTCACCGGTGACGAGAACTGTCTCTTCCTTAACATTTCCACCCCCAACCTAGACGGAGAATTCCTCCCAGTAATGGTATTCATCCACGGAGGGGGTTTCACGTTCGGATCAGGCAATTCCGACTTCTACGGAGCTGATTATTTAGTAGAAAAAGATGTAATTGTAGTTACAATAAACTACAGGTGCGGTGTCCTTGGTTTCCTGAGTCTGAACACTCCTGAAGTGCCTGGTAATGCTGGCCTTAAAGATATGGTCCAAGCCATCAGGTGGATTAAGAATAATATTCACAATTTTGGAGGTAACAGCGGGAATGTGACCATTTTTGGAGAAAGTGCTGGCGGAGCGGCAGTTTCTCTGCTAACAGCTAGTCCTTTAACTAAAAACTTGATCAGCAAGGCTATTATACAGTCTGGAACTGCACTATCAAACTGGTCCATACAGAGGAATCCCCTAGAATCGGCTAGAAACATCGCGAAAATCTTAGGATGCGAGTCGACTGATCCCGAAGAGATTTTGGACTTCTTAAACGCTACATCAACGAAAGACCTAGTCGAGGCCCATCAGAAACTAAGTCCTGAAGAAGAATTCCCGGACACAATAAATGCTTTTGGTTACGTTGTTGAAAAGGAGTTCCCGGGAGTCGAGGCTGTTATAACAGAATCATTCTTAGACCTGTTAACATCTGGAAGGGTCGCAGACATCCCAATTATGATCGGTTCAACATCTTTAGAGTTTACTTTAGAGAGGAAAACAGATGATTTGCAAGTCTTCATCCCAGACGAGTTAAATATCGAGAGGAACTCAGAGGAATCGCTGGCGATCGCCGAACAAATTAAGACTTTATACTTTAAGGGTAGTCATACTGGGGTAGAAAGTTTACCAGAGTATTTCGAGCTTCTCTCAGATGCAATCATCAATATAGACACTCACAGACATGTCCAATACTTGATTAATGTATCAAAGAAACCTGTTTACTACTACAAGTTTGATTACGTAGGGGAGCTGAACATTTCCAACAAGATTTTGAATAGCTTTGGCCTGAAAAGGGCAATGCATATGGATGAGTTAGGGTATCTGTTCAAGAATGACTTGCAGAAGGGCGTGGAACCAACTACATTGGATGTTAAGATGAGGGAAAGGATGCTCAGGCTTTGGACTAACTTCGCTAAGAGTGG AAATCCAACACCCGACGAGAACCACTACCTAACCGTCACCTGGTTGCCAGTAACCAAGGACAACCTTTACTACTTGAACTTGGGCCAAGAGCTATCTTTGGCCACCAACCCGGACAAAGAAAAGATGGAATTCTGGGATGAACTTTACAGCAAATACTACCGCATTTGGGAACAACCCAGATCAAATGTTGTAGAAACGGCTGTCATATATTCTGAACCCAAAATCGTTGAGTCGATCTCAGAAAGCGGTACTGTATACACTTACTCCGAAACGACTGAATCCCATCACACCTTCATATCAGAAAGCCACGAGATTATAACCGAGAACAACCAAATAATTTCGGAAACACACGAAATCATAACGGGTAATGACGACTCCGTTCCCCAAATACAGGAAGTAGTTACGGAAAACAACGAAGTCGTAACGGAGAATAATGAAGTCGTAACGGAGAATAACGAAGTCGTAACGGAGAATAACGAAGTCGTTCCGGAAAGAAATGAAGTCGATAACGTAGTTCATATTAAGCCTGCTACACCCGAACCTGTTAAAATTGAAGATGTGGAACCCGTTGTAACTGGGGTTGTTCAGAACGGTGACCAGAAGCCTAAACCAAGACTTTCGAATGAGATAAAGATGGTGACTCGTTCTAATGGAGCTCCTAAGGATGTAATAAGGGCCAATGACCCACCAGAAGATGatttacctaaaaatattgGCGTCAATAAGTTTGTCAACTTCTTCGAATCGCTTGGAGCTAAGAAGTAA
- the LOC124643659 gene encoding juvenile hormone esterase-like isoform X2, producing MTDAPVVTVEQGQLQGKVVNSPTGKAYYSFQGIPYAKPPLGSLRFKAPQPPEPWDGIREATSEGSVSAQVDFLGSKQFTGDENCLFLNISTPNLDGEFLPVMVFIHGGGFTFGSGNSDFYGADYLVEKDVIVVTINYRCGVLGFLSLNTPEVPGNAGLKDMVQAIRWIKNNIHNFGGNSGNVTIFGESAGGAAVSLLTASPLTKNLISKAIIQSGTALSNWSIQRNPLESARNIAKILGCESTDPEEILDFLNATSTKDLVEAHQKLSPEEEFPDTINAFGYVVEKEFPGVEAVITESFLDLLTSGRVADIPIMIGSTSLEFTLERKTDDLQVFIPDELNIERNSEESLAIAEQIKTLYFKGSHTGVESLPEYFELLSDAIINIDTHRHVQYLINVSKKPVYYYKFDYVGELNISNKILNSFGLKRAMHMDELGYLFKNDLQKGVEPTTLDVKMRERMLRLWTNFAKSGNPTPDENHYLTVTWLPVTKDNLYYLNLGQELSLATNPDKEKMEFWDELYSKYYRIWEQPRSNVVETAVIYSEPKIVESISESGTVYTYSETTESHHTFISESHEIITENNQIISETHEIITGNDDSVPQIQEVVTENNEVVTENNEVVTENNEVVTENNEVVPERNEVDNVVHIKPATPEPVKIEDVEPVVTGVVQNGDQKPKPRLSNEIKMVTRSNGAPKDVIRANDPPEDDLPKNIGVNKFVNFFESLGAKK from the exons ATGACAGACGCACCGGTAGTGACCGTGGAACAAGGTCAGCTGCAAGGCAAAGTGGTGAACAGCCCCACTGGGAAGGCGTACTACAGCTTCCAAGGGATCCCTTATGCTAAACCCCCTCTAGGATCCTTGAGATTCAAG GCACCGCAACCCCCAGAGCCATGGGACGGCATCCGCGAAGCGACTTCCGAAGGGAGCGTAAGTGCACAAGTAGACTTCTTGGGATCCAAACAGTTCACCGGTGACGAGAACTGTCTCTTCCTTAACATTTCCACCCCCAACCTAGACGGAGAATTCCTCCCAGTAATGGTATTCATCCACGGAGGGGGTTTCACGTTCGGATCAGGCAATTCCGACTTCTACGGAGCTGATTATTTAGTAGAAAAAGATGTAATTGTAGTTACAATAAACTACAGGTGCGGTGTCCTTGGTTTCCTGAGTCTGAACACTCCTGAAGTGCCTGGTAATGCTGGCCTTAAAGATATGGTCCAAGCCATCAGGTGGATTAAGAATAATATTCACAATTTTGGAGGTAACAGCGGGAATGTGACCATTTTTGGAGAAAGTGCTGGCGGAGCGGCAGTTTCTCTGCTAACAGCTAGTCCTTTAACTAAAAACTTGATCAGCAAGGCTATTATACAGTCTGGAACTGCACTATCAAACTGGTCCATACAGAGGAATCCCCTAGAATCGGCTAGAAACATCGCGAAAATCTTAGGATGCGAGTCGACTGATCCCGAAGAGATTTTGGACTTCTTAAACGCTACATCAACGAAAGACCTAGTCGAGGCCCATCAGAAACTAAGTCCTGAAGAAGAATTCCCGGACACAATAAATGCTTTTGGTTACGTTGTTGAAAAGGAGTTCCCGGGAGTCGAGGCTGTTATAACAGAATCATTCTTAGACCTGTTAACATCTGGAAGGGTCGCAGACATCCCAATTATGATCGGTTCAACATCTTTAGAGTTTACTTTAGAGAGGAAAACAGATGATTTGCAAGTCTTCATCCCAGACGAGTTAAATATCGAGAGGAACTCAGAGGAATCGCTGGCGATCGCCGAACAAATTAAGACTTTATACTTTAAGGGTAGTCATACTGGGGTAGAAAGTTTACCAGAGTATTTCGAGCTTCTCTCAGATGCAATCATCAATATAGACACTCACAGACATGTCCAATACTTGATTAATGTATCAAAGAAACCTGTTTACTACTACAAGTTTGATTACGTAGGGGAGCTGAACATTTCCAACAAGATTTTGAATAGCTTTGGCCTGAAAAGGGCAATGCATATGGATGAGTTAGGGTATCTGTTCAAGAATGACTTGCAGAAGGGCGTGGAACCAACTACATTGGATGTTAAGATGAGGGAAAGGATGCTCAGGCTTTGGACTAACTTCGCTAAGAGTGG AAATCCAACACCCGACGAGAACCACTACCTAACCGTCACCTGGTTGCCAGTAACCAAGGACAACCTTTACTACTTGAACTTGGGCCAAGAGCTATCTTTGGCCACCAACCCGGACAAAGAAAAGATGGAATTCTGGGATGAACTTTACAGCAAATACTACCGCATTTGGGAACAACCCAGATCAAATGTTGTAGAAACGGCTGTCATATATTCTGAACCCAAAATCGTTGAGTCGATCTCAGAAAGCGGTACTGTATACACTTACTCCGAAACGACTGAATCCCATCACACCTTCATATCAGAAAGCCACGAGATTATAACCGAGAACAACCAAATAATTTCGGAAACACACGAAATCATAACGGGTAATGACGACTCCGTTCCCCAAATACAGGAAGTAGTTACGGAAAACAACGAAGTCGTAACGGAGAATAATGAAGTCGTAACGGAGAATAACGAAGTCGTAACGGAGAATAACGAAGTCGTTCCGGAAAGAAATGAAGTCGATAACGTAGTTCATATTAAGCCTGCTACACCCGAACCTGTTAAAATTGAAGATGTGGAACCCGTTGTAACTGGGGTTGTTCAGAACGGTGACCAGAAGCCTAAACCAAGACTTTCGAATGAGATAAAGATGGTGACTCGTTCTAATGGAGCTCCTAAGGATGTAATAAGGGCCAATGACCCACCAGAAGATGatttacctaaaaatattgGCGTCAATAAGTTTGTCAACTTCTTCGAATCGCTTGGAGCTAAGAAGTAA
- the LOC124643871 gene encoding esterase E4-like, with translation MFVQVDVMQGTLQGKECTTYYGKKYYSFEGIPYAKPPIGRLRFHDPQPPESWQGIRDATRPGNKCCQLNPYIQSNLEGSEDCLYLNVYTPSLPSEKIETLPVLFFVHGGRFIFGYGDYYKPDYFMKHDVILVTINYRLNVLGFLCLNIPEVPGNAGLKDTVFALRWVRNNIDKFNGDLNNVTVFGESAGAGAVASYMTSRMTLGLFHKVIAQSGNSILDIYMIEEDPIAKAKHIAANMDQDLTTPRSIYEFLLEVPIQELLVAFSMAEMSRPPAVINAYLLPVVEQEFDGVERFLVEYPRIDFPLNQFTKVPVLTGMNSHEGALFLQTNGQGNVEYEKDFYYFIPKYLQIEKNDKKAKQIEKKIKKFYFSGKSVDDKTKPQYVNMVSDTYFQYHLMLLPEILSKADVNVYVYKFQYSGNLNTRVMRSLDLAGASHGDLIQYQFYRDTKHQKCDAKDLKIVEMLSEAWCTFARNGRPTWRNQETEWLPYTKKGKHVLIIDEEIECITNPDMDRLKFWLGVTGELSKL, from the exons ATGTTTGTACAAGTAGACGTTATGCAAGGCACATTGCAAGGAAAAGAATGCACTACATACTatggaaaaaaatactatagttTTGAAGGAATACCTTATGCTAAGCCACCCATCGGCCGATTGAGATTTCAT gaCCCACAGCCACCAGAAAGTTGGCAAGGCATACGAGATGCTACTAGACCAGGCAATAAGTGTTGCCAGCTCAACCCATACATACAATCTAATTTAGAAGGTTCTGAGGACTGCCTCTACTTAAACGTATACACTCCGAGTTTGCCAAGCGAAAAAATCGAAACTCTACCAGTCTTATTTTTCGTTCACGGTGGTAGATTTATTTTCGGATACGGTGACTACTATAAACCagattattttatgaaacatgaCGTTATTTTGGTCACAATAAATTACAGATTGAATGTACTGgggtttttgtgtttaaatataccAGAAGTGCCTGGTAATGCTGGGTTAAAAGACACAGTTTTCGCTCTACGCTGGGTTAGGAATAACATAGACAAGTTTAATGGAGACTTGAACAATGTGACCGTTTTCGGAGAGAGCGCGGGAGCGGGTGCAGTGGCGTCCTACATGACTTCCAGGATGACTCTAGGACTGTTCCATAAAGTTATAGCACAGTCTGGGAACTCTATATTAGATATTTATATGATAGAGGAAGATCCTATAGCTAAAGCGAAGCATATAGCTGCGAACATGGACCAAGATTTGACTACCCCAAGAAGTATATACGAATTTCTATTAGAAGTGCCCATACAGGAGCTTTTAGTGGCATTCAGCATGGCAGAAATGAGCCGACCACCGGCAGTAATCAACGCATATTTGTTACCAGTCGTCGAACAAGAATTCGATGGGGTCGAGCGATTTCTCGTCGAATACCCCCGAATCGATTTTCCCCTAAATCAATTCACTAAAGTCCCCGTTCTAACCGGCATGAATTCCCACGAAGGGGCTTTATTCTTGCAGACAAATGGTCAAGGCAATGTAGAATACGAAAaagacttttattattttattccaaaatatttacaaattgaaAAGAATGATAAAAAGGCCAAACAGATTGAGAAGAAAATTAAGAAATTTTACTTCAGTGGTAAATCTGTTGATGATAAAACTAAACCGCAATATGTTAATATGGTTTCTGATACGTATTTTCAGTATCACCTTATGCTTTTGCCGGAGATTTTGTCGAAGGCCGATGTTAATGTATATGTGTACAAATTTCAGTATTCAGGGAATTTGAATACTAGGGTCATGAGGAGTTTGGATTTAGCGGGGGCGAGCCATGGAGATTTGATACAATATCAATTCTATAGAGACACTAAACATCAGAAATGTGATGCAAAGGATTTGAAAATAGTTGAAATGCTATCCGAAGCTTGGTGTACCTTTGCTAGAAATGG GAGACCAACATGGCGCAACCAGGAAACTGAATGGTTGCCGTACACGAAAAAGGGCAAACACGTTCTTATAATTGATGAAGAAATAGAATGCATTACAAACCCTGATATGGACAGACTAAAATTCTGGCTAGGTGTTACGGGAGAGCTTTCCAAAttataa